A window of the Diorhabda carinulata isolate Delta chromosome 1, icDioCari1.1, whole genome shotgun sequence genome harbors these coding sequences:
- the LOC130903597 gene encoding laminin subunit beta-1 isoform X2: MRQISVALWVLLIEISCQILEVSGQYIGQRQSRIFHPPKGNEQIKPHPCEKSSCYPATGNLLIGRESQLYASSTCGLYGQQRYCIVSHLDAERKKCFWCDSRPSQKPNPLLNHNISNIVYKMFPGTRQKSWWQSENGKENVYIQLDLEAEFHFTHLIIRFKTFRPAAMLIERSYDHKKTWRVYRYFAANCTESFPGIKEGSPKNITDIVCESRYSGVEPSTDGESIYRVIPPNLYINNPYSEEVQSVLKITNLRINFTKLHTLGDDLLDRREEIQEKYYYAITEMIVRGSCSCYGHANRCLPLPGIDPKPDMVHGRCECTHNTKGRNCEKCEDFFNDLPWRPAIGKQTNACKRCNCNNHATSCHFDSALYESTGHVSGGVCDGCQHNTMGPNCDLCKPFFYRDPQRDIQDPEVCRPCDCDPRGSLDGGVCDSVTDPVNNLIAGVCHCKENVEGRRCDACKNGYWNFTEANPLGCQNCTCNTYGTIDNQGCNVHTGECTCKRYVTGRDCNQCLLEYWGLSDKNDGCQPCDCDPGGSEDNFCDVITGQCKCREHMTGRTCDTPKQQYFTANLDFLLYEAEAARTNGQVVIREPYRDGKDVTWTGPGLIKAFQGGFVEFLVDGLKTSMNYDIIIRYEPTTSESWEEVIVTIERPDRVSEGPCQNIDPRDDQKFVRLPANSRSVAAYPPACLEAGKVYKVILEFRRSNVQKEVPTASVLIDSLVLVPKIEDIPFFHGSKAAEFRRQEYERYRCNDPSYFGKNVRDKPEICKKLDNSIATYIFNGAFSCQCDPHGSVSKLCDSNGGYCPCKPNVVGRRCDRCAPGTYGFSPEGCKSCDCNSIGALDNFCNATTGQCKCRSNNYGRECDQCRIGSWNFPNCERCDCNGHADTCESKTGVCINCRDNTRGDHCEYCIDGYYGDPRIDVDIACRPCPCPGHLGSNHSYADKCMLDPLTKDVICECQEGYSGARCDVCSDNYYGNPEIPGGKCQSCECSDKIDLLAPGNCDPHTGKCLKCLYETTGDHCEVCRPGFFRYSEDRPCEECVCHLLGTNSSAGHCDPSSGQCHCLPNVSGLRCDACIANHWKIASGEGCDPCACDPLGSLSSQCNEFDGQCHCRPEFGGRQCNECTPRSYGDPKVQCFKCDCNIRGSKTEQCNMQTGSCVCLPGVGGYKCDSCARGYIGSVPDCIACGECFDNWDRILIEAKNQTLDIIDRAGDIKKVGATGAYTKEFDEMQNQLDEIEQLLNNTDEVDVDEIEEELEQLRNKINKTEHEKLSKLNDELGENKQLVLLKEVTLNDLNNSLNALKQKILDLQNNGTKLQEANVQGALTLIGNAKEKADKALQKADDSQDDVKYAETQCTATANFINNTEKLYKKQSEDNEEVLRNLSRKLDELNSQIPELNNLVCDGRGDPCDSICGGADCENGCGNSITCANGAKQQAATAIRNANDTEIALRNKESKANDFIRNVSQINTNEIRNLAKDTLDTIVLELTNVNKSLNEIGDIRNEMREFMGQNKSKPSDIKKLAEEILKKNVEKTPEEVRQLADNIKSAIDRLTNTDYIIEDTKGDLAKVNELKEIAKYAKNNATKLLKEAEDVNDVLNKTQDAQKEAEDAIDKAWEDYKVVEDILYMIGNKTESAQNLTNRIDNDIHLLKDKLTDLQRNITDNGIFANRVVEESLNIKKNAQKTKEESGVLQNKYNKATNDLAKKLNNVKVTKERASELFKKSINLVAKVTKTQEDIQKLEDSGQLYDIENLERQLQGLIKKMNQYTGQLESKMQYYKHCN; the protein is encoded by the exons ATGCGTCAGATTTCAGTAGCACTCTGGGTGTTGCTGATAGAAATATCATGTCAAA tATTAGAAGTAAGTGGACAATACATTGGACAAAGGCAGTCAAGGATATTCCATCCCcctaaag gaaatgaacaaataaaacCACACCCTTGCGAAAAGAGTTCTTGTTATCCAGCCACCGGGAATCTGTTAATTGGAAGGGAAAGTCAATTGTATGCTTCATCAACTTGTGGTTTGTATGGACAACAGAGATATTGTATAGTGTCTCATTTAGACGCCGAAAGGAAAAAATGCTTTTGGTGCGACTCGAGACCTTCACAGAAACCAAATCCTCTACTAAATCATAATATTAgcaatattgtgtataaaatgtttCCAGG AACACGTCAAAAATCATGGTGGCAATCCGAAAACGGCAAAGAAAACGTATACATCCAGTTAGATTTAGAAGCTGAATTCCACTTCACCCATTTGATAATAAGATTTAAAACGTTTCGACCAGCTGCCATGTTAATAGAACGATCCTATGATCATAAAAAAACTTGGAGg GTTTACAGATACTTCGCGGCGAATTGTACAGAGAGCTTTCCAGGAATTAAAGAAGGGAGTCCTAAAAATATAACAGACATAGTTTGTGAATCAAGGTATTCGGGAGTCGAACCATCTACAGATGGAGAGAGTATTTACAGGGTGATTCCACCCAATTTGTACATAAATAATCCTTATTCTGAAGAAGTACAGAGTGTTTTAAAGATAACAAATTTACGAATTAACTTTACAAAACTTCATACTCTAGGAGACGATCTTCTCGATAGAAGGGAAGAAATACAA gaaaaatattattacgcTATAACAGAGATGATAGTTAGAGGGTCTTGTTCATGCTATGGACACGCTAATCGGTGCTTGCCACTTCCTGGCATCGATCCTAAACCGGATATGGTACATGGAAGATGTGAATGTACTCACAACACTAAAGgtcgaaattgtgaaaaatgtgaAGACTTCTTCAATGACTTACCTTGGAGACCTGCTATTGGGAAACAAACTAATGCTTGTAAAA GATGTAATTGTAATAACCACGCTACCAGTTGCCACTTTGATTCAGCTTTATACGAGTCTACAGGTCACGTCAGTGGTGGTGTTTGTGATGGCTGTCAACATAACACTATGGGACCTAATTGCGATTTGTGCAAACCATTTTTCTACCGAGATCCGCAAAGAGACATACAAGATCCTGAAGTTTGTAGAC CATGTGACTGTGATCCCCGCGGATCTTTAGATGGTGGTGTCTGCGATTCCGTTACCGACCCTGTGAATAACTTAATAGCAGGTGTTTGTCACTGTAAAGAAAACGTAGAAGGTCGCCGTTGCGATGCTTGTAAAAATGGCTATTGGAACTTTACAGAAGCGAATCCATTAGGTTGTCAAAACTGCACCTGCAATACTTATGGTACTATCGATAACCAAGGGTGTAATGTCCACACAGGAGAATGTACCTGCAAACGTTATGTAACAGGAAGAGACTGTAACCAGTGCCTTCTTGAATATTGGGGATTATCAGATAAAAATGACGGATGTCAACCTTGTGATTGCGACCCTGGTGGCTCTGAGGATAATTTCTGTGATGTGATTACTGGTCAGTGCAAATGTAGGGAGCATATGACTGGAAGAACCTGTGATACACCCAAACAACAATATTTCACTGCTAACCTTgactttttattatatgaaGCTGAAGCTGCCAGAACTAACGGTCAAGTTGTCATTAGAGAACCTTATAGAGACGGAAAAGATGTTACTTGGACCGGTCCAGGGCTTATAAAAGCTTTCCAAGGAGGATTTGTAGAATTTTTAGTTGATGGTCTGAAGACATCAATGAATTATGACATCATCATTAGATACGAACCAACAACTTCAGAAAGTTGGGAAGAAGTTATTGTAACGATAGAAAGACCTGATAGAGTTTCAGAAGGTCCATGTCAGAATATCGACCCAAGAGACGATCAAAAATTTGTCCGTTTACCGGCAAATTCAAGAAGCGTTGCTGCATACCCACCAGCATGTCTCGAAGCCGGAAAAGTATACAAAGTAATACTAGAATTCCGAAGATCAAATGTTCAAAAGGAAGTTCCGACGGCCTCAGTGTTGATAGATTCACTCGTTTTAGTACCCAAAATTGAAGATATACCATTTTTCCACGGATCAAAGGCTGCTGAATTTAGAAGACAAGAATATGAAAGATACCGCTGCAATGATCCCTCATATTTCGGAAAAAACGTACGAGATAAACCAGAGATTTGTAAAAAGTTGGACAATAGTATAGCAACATATATATTTAATGGAGCTTTCT ccTGTCAGTGCGATCCGCACGGATCTGTCAGCAAACTTTGCGATTCAAATGGAGGATATTGCCCGTGCAAACCCAATGTAGTGGGTCGTCGTTGTGACCGTTGTGCTCCCGGAACCTACGGGTTTAGTCCAGAGGGATGTAAATCTTGCGATTGTAACAGTATAGGAGCCTTAGACAATTTCTGTAATGCTACAACTGGTCAATGTAAATGCAGATCTAACAACTATGGCAGAGAATGTGACCAGTGTAGAATTGGGTCTTGGAATTTCCCTAATTGCGAAAGATGCGACTGTAACGGACACGCTGATACTTGTGAATCCAAAACTGGAGTTTGTATTAATTGCAGAGATAATACTCGCGGTGATCATTGTGAATACTGCATCGATGGTTACTATGGAGATCCTAGAATAGATGTTGATATTGCTTGTAGACCTTGTCCTTGTCCAGGACATCTTGGATCTAACCATTCCTACGCAGATAAATGTATGCTAGATCCTTTAACAAAAGATGTAATATGTGAATGTCAAGAAGGTTATTCTGGAGCTAGATGTGATGTTTGTTCTGATAATTACTATGGAAATCCAGAAATTCCAGGGGGCAAATGTCAATCTTGTGAATGTAGTGATAAAATAGATCTGCTTGCTCCAGGAAATTGTGATCCTCACACGggaaaatgtttgaaatgtttgTATGAGACGACAGGGGATCACTGCGAAGTTTGTAGACCTGGATTCTTTAGATATTCTGAAGATAGACCTTGTGAAGAATGTGTTTGCCATTTGTTGGGAACAAACAGCTCTGCCGGACATTGTGATCCATCTAGTGGTCAATGTCATTGTTTACCAAATGTGTCCGGCTTAAGATGTGATGCTTGTATCGCTAATCATTGGAAGATAGCGAGCGGCGAAGGATGTGATCCTTGTGCTTGCGATCCTCTTGGCTCCCTTAGCTCTCAATGCAACGAG TTTGATGGTCAGTGTCATTGTAGACCAGAATTCGGTGGTCGTCAATGTAACGAGTGTACTCCACGGTCTTATGGTGATCCAAAGGTGCAGTGCTTCA aatgCGACTGTAATATTAGAGGTTCAAAAACTGAACAGTGTAACATGCAGACTGGATCCTGTGTTTGTTTGCCAGGAGTCGGAGGTTATAAATGTGATAGCTGCGCTAGGGGGTACATTGGATCAGTTCCAGATTGTATTGCTTGTGGAGAATGTTTCGATAATTGGGACAGGATTTTGATAGAGGCCAAAA ATCAAACTCTAGATATTATCGACAGAGCTGGAGATATAAAGAAAGTGGGTGCTACAGGAGCATACACTAAAGAATTTGATGAAATGCAAAACCAACTGGACGAGATAGAACAACTTTTAAATAATACCGACGAAGTTGATGTGGATGAAATAGAAGAGGAATTGGAACAGTTGAGAAACAAGATCAACAAAACCGAACACGAAAAACTGAGTAAATTGAATGATGAACTCGGGGAGAACAAACAATTAGTATTGTTGAAAGAAGTTACACTGAATGATTTGAATAATTCTCTCAACGCActgaagcaaaaaattttagatcTTCAGAACAATGGTACAAAGTTACAAGAGGCCAATGTACAAGGTGCTCTAACTCTTATTGGTAACGCTAAGGAAAAAGCTGATAAAGCGCTACAAAAGGCTGATGATTCACAA GATGATGTCAAATACGCTGAAACGCAATGTACTGCCACAGCTAACTTCATCAACAACACcgaaaaactttataaaaagcaatctgaagataatgaagaaGTATTGAGAAATCTTTCTAGAAAGTTGGACGAATTAAATAGCCAAATACCTGAATTGAACAATTTAGTATGCGATGGACGTGGAGATCCTTGTGATTCAATTTGTGGAGGAGCAGATTGTGAAAATGGTTGTGGTAATTCGATAACTTGTGCTAACGGTGCCAAGCAGCAAGCTGCTACTGCCATTAGAAATGCCAACGACACTGAAATTGCTTTACGGAATAAAGAAAGTAAAGCTAACGACTTTATTAGAAAT gtttctcaaataaacacaaatgaAATTAGGAACCTAGCAAAAGATACTTTGGATACTATCGTCTTGGAATTAACGAACGTAAATAAATCGTTAAACGAAATTGGAGACATAAGAAATGAAATGCGAGAATTTATGGGCCAAAATAAGTCTAAACCtagtgatattaaaaaattagctGAAGAG ATATTGAAAAAGAACGTTGAAAAAACACCCGAAGAAGTTAGACAGCTTGCTGACAATATTAAAAGTGCCATAGATCGTTTAACAAATACTGATTACATTATTGAGGACACTAAAGGTGATTTGGCAAAAGTTAACGAACTTAAAGAAATTGCTAAATATGCAAA aaataatgctacaaaattattaaaagaagcGGAAGATGTTAATGACGTATTGAATAAGACACAAGATGCACAAAAAGAAGCAGAGGATGCTATAGATAAGGCATGGGAAGATTATAAAGTTGTCGAAGATATTTTATACATG ATTGGTAACAAAACTGAGTCAGCTCAGAATCTGACGAACCGCATAGATAATGACATTCATCTTCTAAAAGATAAGTTGACTGATCTGCAACGGAATATAACAGACAATGGTATTTTTGCAAATAGAGTCGTGGAAGAATCATTGAATATAAAGAAGAACGCTCAGAAAACTAAAGAAGAGTCTGGAGttctacaaaataaatataacaaagcTACAAATGACctagcaaaaaaattgaataatgtgAAGGTGACCAAGGAGCGTGCTAGTGAGTTGTTTAAGAAATCTATAAATTTAGTAGCTAAAGTTACCAAGACTCAAGAggatattcaaaaattagaagACAGCGGACAGTTATATGATatagaaaatttggaaagaCAATTACAAgggttgataaaaaaaatgaatcagtATACAGGACAGCTTGAATCAAAAATGCAGTATTACAAGCACTGTAACTAA
- the LOC130903597 gene encoding laminin subunit beta-1 isoform X1 translates to MRQISVALWVLLIEISCQILEVSGQYIGQRQSRIFHPPKEPYTQRGDQSPPPDLDYGESKNLQDIHPLANIHKARRPGHSHIKGNEQIKPHPCEKSSCYPATGNLLIGRESQLYASSTCGLYGQQRYCIVSHLDAERKKCFWCDSRPSQKPNPLLNHNISNIVYKMFPGTRQKSWWQSENGKENVYIQLDLEAEFHFTHLIIRFKTFRPAAMLIERSYDHKKTWRVYRYFAANCTESFPGIKEGSPKNITDIVCESRYSGVEPSTDGESIYRVIPPNLYINNPYSEEVQSVLKITNLRINFTKLHTLGDDLLDRREEIQEKYYYAITEMIVRGSCSCYGHANRCLPLPGIDPKPDMVHGRCECTHNTKGRNCEKCEDFFNDLPWRPAIGKQTNACKRCNCNNHATSCHFDSALYESTGHVSGGVCDGCQHNTMGPNCDLCKPFFYRDPQRDIQDPEVCRPCDCDPRGSLDGGVCDSVTDPVNNLIAGVCHCKENVEGRRCDACKNGYWNFTEANPLGCQNCTCNTYGTIDNQGCNVHTGECTCKRYVTGRDCNQCLLEYWGLSDKNDGCQPCDCDPGGSEDNFCDVITGQCKCREHMTGRTCDTPKQQYFTANLDFLLYEAEAARTNGQVVIREPYRDGKDVTWTGPGLIKAFQGGFVEFLVDGLKTSMNYDIIIRYEPTTSESWEEVIVTIERPDRVSEGPCQNIDPRDDQKFVRLPANSRSVAAYPPACLEAGKVYKVILEFRRSNVQKEVPTASVLIDSLVLVPKIEDIPFFHGSKAAEFRRQEYERYRCNDPSYFGKNVRDKPEICKKLDNSIATYIFNGAFSCQCDPHGSVSKLCDSNGGYCPCKPNVVGRRCDRCAPGTYGFSPEGCKSCDCNSIGALDNFCNATTGQCKCRSNNYGRECDQCRIGSWNFPNCERCDCNGHADTCESKTGVCINCRDNTRGDHCEYCIDGYYGDPRIDVDIACRPCPCPGHLGSNHSYADKCMLDPLTKDVICECQEGYSGARCDVCSDNYYGNPEIPGGKCQSCECSDKIDLLAPGNCDPHTGKCLKCLYETTGDHCEVCRPGFFRYSEDRPCEECVCHLLGTNSSAGHCDPSSGQCHCLPNVSGLRCDACIANHWKIASGEGCDPCACDPLGSLSSQCNEFDGQCHCRPEFGGRQCNECTPRSYGDPKVQCFKCDCNIRGSKTEQCNMQTGSCVCLPGVGGYKCDSCARGYIGSVPDCIACGECFDNWDRILIEAKNQTLDIIDRAGDIKKVGATGAYTKEFDEMQNQLDEIEQLLNNTDEVDVDEIEEELEQLRNKINKTEHEKLSKLNDELGENKQLVLLKEVTLNDLNNSLNALKQKILDLQNNGTKLQEANVQGALTLIGNAKEKADKALQKADDSQDDVKYAETQCTATANFINNTEKLYKKQSEDNEEVLRNLSRKLDELNSQIPELNNLVCDGRGDPCDSICGGADCENGCGNSITCANGAKQQAATAIRNANDTEIALRNKESKANDFIRNVSQINTNEIRNLAKDTLDTIVLELTNVNKSLNEIGDIRNEMREFMGQNKSKPSDIKKLAEEILKKNVEKTPEEVRQLADNIKSAIDRLTNTDYIIEDTKGDLAKVNELKEIAKYAKNNATKLLKEAEDVNDVLNKTQDAQKEAEDAIDKAWEDYKVVEDILYMIGNKTESAQNLTNRIDNDIHLLKDKLTDLQRNITDNGIFANRVVEESLNIKKNAQKTKEESGVLQNKYNKATNDLAKKLNNVKVTKERASELFKKSINLVAKVTKTQEDIQKLEDSGQLYDIENLERQLQGLIKKMNQYTGQLESKMQYYKHCN, encoded by the exons ATGCGTCAGATTTCAGTAGCACTCTGGGTGTTGCTGATAGAAATATCATGTCAAA tATTAGAAGTAAGTGGACAATACATTGGACAAAGGCAGTCAAGGATATTCCATCCCcctaaag AGCCATATACGCAGCGTGGAGATCAATCACCTCCACCAGATCTGGATTATGGTGAAAGCAAGAACCTTCAAGATATACATCCATTAGCCAACATTCACAAAGCTCGTCGACCTGGACATAGCCACATTAAGG gaaatgaacaaataaaacCACACCCTTGCGAAAAGAGTTCTTGTTATCCAGCCACCGGGAATCTGTTAATTGGAAGGGAAAGTCAATTGTATGCTTCATCAACTTGTGGTTTGTATGGACAACAGAGATATTGTATAGTGTCTCATTTAGACGCCGAAAGGAAAAAATGCTTTTGGTGCGACTCGAGACCTTCACAGAAACCAAATCCTCTACTAAATCATAATATTAgcaatattgtgtataaaatgtttCCAGG AACACGTCAAAAATCATGGTGGCAATCCGAAAACGGCAAAGAAAACGTATACATCCAGTTAGATTTAGAAGCTGAATTCCACTTCACCCATTTGATAATAAGATTTAAAACGTTTCGACCAGCTGCCATGTTAATAGAACGATCCTATGATCATAAAAAAACTTGGAGg GTTTACAGATACTTCGCGGCGAATTGTACAGAGAGCTTTCCAGGAATTAAAGAAGGGAGTCCTAAAAATATAACAGACATAGTTTGTGAATCAAGGTATTCGGGAGTCGAACCATCTACAGATGGAGAGAGTATTTACAGGGTGATTCCACCCAATTTGTACATAAATAATCCTTATTCTGAAGAAGTACAGAGTGTTTTAAAGATAACAAATTTACGAATTAACTTTACAAAACTTCATACTCTAGGAGACGATCTTCTCGATAGAAGGGAAGAAATACAA gaaaaatattattacgcTATAACAGAGATGATAGTTAGAGGGTCTTGTTCATGCTATGGACACGCTAATCGGTGCTTGCCACTTCCTGGCATCGATCCTAAACCGGATATGGTACATGGAAGATGTGAATGTACTCACAACACTAAAGgtcgaaattgtgaaaaatgtgaAGACTTCTTCAATGACTTACCTTGGAGACCTGCTATTGGGAAACAAACTAATGCTTGTAAAA GATGTAATTGTAATAACCACGCTACCAGTTGCCACTTTGATTCAGCTTTATACGAGTCTACAGGTCACGTCAGTGGTGGTGTTTGTGATGGCTGTCAACATAACACTATGGGACCTAATTGCGATTTGTGCAAACCATTTTTCTACCGAGATCCGCAAAGAGACATACAAGATCCTGAAGTTTGTAGAC CATGTGACTGTGATCCCCGCGGATCTTTAGATGGTGGTGTCTGCGATTCCGTTACCGACCCTGTGAATAACTTAATAGCAGGTGTTTGTCACTGTAAAGAAAACGTAGAAGGTCGCCGTTGCGATGCTTGTAAAAATGGCTATTGGAACTTTACAGAAGCGAATCCATTAGGTTGTCAAAACTGCACCTGCAATACTTATGGTACTATCGATAACCAAGGGTGTAATGTCCACACAGGAGAATGTACCTGCAAACGTTATGTAACAGGAAGAGACTGTAACCAGTGCCTTCTTGAATATTGGGGATTATCAGATAAAAATGACGGATGTCAACCTTGTGATTGCGACCCTGGTGGCTCTGAGGATAATTTCTGTGATGTGATTACTGGTCAGTGCAAATGTAGGGAGCATATGACTGGAAGAACCTGTGATACACCCAAACAACAATATTTCACTGCTAACCTTgactttttattatatgaaGCTGAAGCTGCCAGAACTAACGGTCAAGTTGTCATTAGAGAACCTTATAGAGACGGAAAAGATGTTACTTGGACCGGTCCAGGGCTTATAAAAGCTTTCCAAGGAGGATTTGTAGAATTTTTAGTTGATGGTCTGAAGACATCAATGAATTATGACATCATCATTAGATACGAACCAACAACTTCAGAAAGTTGGGAAGAAGTTATTGTAACGATAGAAAGACCTGATAGAGTTTCAGAAGGTCCATGTCAGAATATCGACCCAAGAGACGATCAAAAATTTGTCCGTTTACCGGCAAATTCAAGAAGCGTTGCTGCATACCCACCAGCATGTCTCGAAGCCGGAAAAGTATACAAAGTAATACTAGAATTCCGAAGATCAAATGTTCAAAAGGAAGTTCCGACGGCCTCAGTGTTGATAGATTCACTCGTTTTAGTACCCAAAATTGAAGATATACCATTTTTCCACGGATCAAAGGCTGCTGAATTTAGAAGACAAGAATATGAAAGATACCGCTGCAATGATCCCTCATATTTCGGAAAAAACGTACGAGATAAACCAGAGATTTGTAAAAAGTTGGACAATAGTATAGCAACATATATATTTAATGGAGCTTTCT ccTGTCAGTGCGATCCGCACGGATCTGTCAGCAAACTTTGCGATTCAAATGGAGGATATTGCCCGTGCAAACCCAATGTAGTGGGTCGTCGTTGTGACCGTTGTGCTCCCGGAACCTACGGGTTTAGTCCAGAGGGATGTAAATCTTGCGATTGTAACAGTATAGGAGCCTTAGACAATTTCTGTAATGCTACAACTGGTCAATGTAAATGCAGATCTAACAACTATGGCAGAGAATGTGACCAGTGTAGAATTGGGTCTTGGAATTTCCCTAATTGCGAAAGATGCGACTGTAACGGACACGCTGATACTTGTGAATCCAAAACTGGAGTTTGTATTAATTGCAGAGATAATACTCGCGGTGATCATTGTGAATACTGCATCGATGGTTACTATGGAGATCCTAGAATAGATGTTGATATTGCTTGTAGACCTTGTCCTTGTCCAGGACATCTTGGATCTAACCATTCCTACGCAGATAAATGTATGCTAGATCCTTTAACAAAAGATGTAATATGTGAATGTCAAGAAGGTTATTCTGGAGCTAGATGTGATGTTTGTTCTGATAATTACTATGGAAATCCAGAAATTCCAGGGGGCAAATGTCAATCTTGTGAATGTAGTGATAAAATAGATCTGCTTGCTCCAGGAAATTGTGATCCTCACACGggaaaatgtttgaaatgtttgTATGAGACGACAGGGGATCACTGCGAAGTTTGTAGACCTGGATTCTTTAGATATTCTGAAGATAGACCTTGTGAAGAATGTGTTTGCCATTTGTTGGGAACAAACAGCTCTGCCGGACATTGTGATCCATCTAGTGGTCAATGTCATTGTTTACCAAATGTGTCCGGCTTAAGATGTGATGCTTGTATCGCTAATCATTGGAAGATAGCGAGCGGCGAAGGATGTGATCCTTGTGCTTGCGATCCTCTTGGCTCCCTTAGCTCTCAATGCAACGAG TTTGATGGTCAGTGTCATTGTAGACCAGAATTCGGTGGTCGTCAATGTAACGAGTGTACTCCACGGTCTTATGGTGATCCAAAGGTGCAGTGCTTCA aatgCGACTGTAATATTAGAGGTTCAAAAACTGAACAGTGTAACATGCAGACTGGATCCTGTGTTTGTTTGCCAGGAGTCGGAGGTTATAAATGTGATAGCTGCGCTAGGGGGTACATTGGATCAGTTCCAGATTGTATTGCTTGTGGAGAATGTTTCGATAATTGGGACAGGATTTTGATAGAGGCCAAAA ATCAAACTCTAGATATTATCGACAGAGCTGGAGATATAAAGAAAGTGGGTGCTACAGGAGCATACACTAAAGAATTTGATGAAATGCAAAACCAACTGGACGAGATAGAACAACTTTTAAATAATACCGACGAAGTTGATGTGGATGAAATAGAAGAGGAATTGGAACAGTTGAGAAACAAGATCAACAAAACCGAACACGAAAAACTGAGTAAATTGAATGATGAACTCGGGGAGAACAAACAATTAGTATTGTTGAAAGAAGTTACACTGAATGATTTGAATAATTCTCTCAACGCActgaagcaaaaaattttagatcTTCAGAACAATGGTACAAAGTTACAAGAGGCCAATGTACAAGGTGCTCTAACTCTTATTGGTAACGCTAAGGAAAAAGCTGATAAAGCGCTACAAAAGGCTGATGATTCACAA GATGATGTCAAATACGCTGAAACGCAATGTACTGCCACAGCTAACTTCATCAACAACACcgaaaaactttataaaaagcaatctgaagataatgaagaaGTATTGAGAAATCTTTCTAGAAAGTTGGACGAATTAAATAGCCAAATACCTGAATTGAACAATTTAGTATGCGATGGACGTGGAGATCCTTGTGATTCAATTTGTGGAGGAGCAGATTGTGAAAATGGTTGTGGTAATTCGATAACTTGTGCTAACGGTGCCAAGCAGCAAGCTGCTACTGCCATTAGAAATGCCAACGACACTGAAATTGCTTTACGGAATAAAGAAAGTAAAGCTAACGACTTTATTAGAAAT gtttctcaaataaacacaaatgaAATTAGGAACCTAGCAAAAGATACTTTGGATACTATCGTCTTGGAATTAACGAACGTAAATAAATCGTTAAACGAAATTGGAGACATAAGAAATGAAATGCGAGAATTTATGGGCCAAAATAAGTCTAAACCtagtgatattaaaaaattagctGAAGAG ATATTGAAAAAGAACGTTGAAAAAACACCCGAAGAAGTTAGACAGCTTGCTGACAATATTAAAAGTGCCATAGATCGTTTAACAAATACTGATTACATTATTGAGGACACTAAAGGTGATTTGGCAAAAGTTAACGAACTTAAAGAAATTGCTAAATATGCAAA aaataatgctacaaaattattaaaagaagcGGAAGATGTTAATGACGTATTGAATAAGACACAAGATGCACAAAAAGAAGCAGAGGATGCTATAGATAAGGCATGGGAAGATTATAAAGTTGTCGAAGATATTTTATACATG ATTGGTAACAAAACTGAGTCAGCTCAGAATCTGACGAACCGCATAGATAATGACATTCATCTTCTAAAAGATAAGTTGACTGATCTGCAACGGAATATAACAGACAATGGTATTTTTGCAAATAGAGTCGTGGAAGAATCATTGAATATAAAGAAGAACGCTCAGAAAACTAAAGAAGAGTCTGGAGttctacaaaataaatataacaaagcTACAAATGACctagcaaaaaaattgaataatgtgAAGGTGACCAAGGAGCGTGCTAGTGAGTTGTTTAAGAAATCTATAAATTTAGTAGCTAAAGTTACCAAGACTCAAGAggatattcaaaaattagaagACAGCGGACAGTTATATGATatagaaaatttggaaagaCAATTACAAgggttgataaaaaaaatgaatcagtATACAGGACAGCTTGAATCAAAAATGCAGTATTACAAGCACTGTAACTAA